A region from the Hypericibacter adhaerens genome encodes:
- a CDS encoding LLM class flavin-dependent oxidoreductase — translation MIPFSVLDLSPICAGGTAADAFHNSADLARHAERWGYKRYWLAEHHNMPGIASAATAIVIAHVAAATKTIRVGSGGIMLPNHAPLVIAEQFGTLESLFPGRIDLGLGRAPGTDQRTAWALRRNLQASDDQFPRDVVELQKLLAPEEPGQTVRAVPGVGLNVPIWLLGSSLFSAQLAAILGLPFAFASHFAPDLMMEALDIYRRQFQPSDVLEKPYAMLGLNVFAAESDAEARRLFTSLEQQFVNLRRGHPTPLQPPLDSSEGHWTPMEQAGIDRALAEAVVGSRETVRSGLEAFIDRTKAEELMITAQIYDHQARLRSFEIVAEIRDQMAAPAKNAARSARS, via the coding sequence ATGATTCCATTTTCAGTGCTGGATCTGTCGCCGATCTGCGCGGGCGGGACCGCCGCGGACGCCTTCCACAATTCGGCCGATCTGGCGCGCCATGCGGAGCGCTGGGGCTATAAGCGCTACTGGCTGGCGGAACATCACAACATGCCGGGCATCGCCAGCGCCGCGACCGCGATCGTGATCGCCCATGTCGCGGCCGCGACCAAGACCATCCGCGTGGGCTCGGGCGGCATCATGCTGCCCAACCATGCGCCGCTCGTGATCGCGGAGCAGTTCGGCACGCTGGAATCGCTCTTTCCCGGCCGCATCGATCTGGGCCTGGGTCGCGCGCCCGGCACCGACCAGCGCACGGCCTGGGCGCTGCGGCGCAACCTCCAGGCCTCCGACGACCAGTTCCCCCGCGACGTGGTGGAGCTGCAGAAGCTCCTGGCGCCCGAGGAGCCGGGCCAGACGGTGCGCGCCGTGCCCGGGGTCGGCCTCAATGTGCCGATCTGGCTCCTGGGCTCGAGCCTCTTCAGCGCGCAGCTCGCCGCGATCCTGGGCCTGCCCTTCGCCTTCGCCTCCCATTTCGCGCCCGACCTGATGATGGAGGCGCTCGACATCTATCGCCGGCAGTTCCAGCCCTCCGACGTGCTGGAGAAGCCCTACGCGATGCTGGGCCTCAATGTCTTCGCGGCCGAGAGCGACGCCGAGGCCCGGCGTCTCTTCACCTCGCTGGAGCAGCAGTTCGTCAATCTGCGCCGCGGCCACCCGACCCCGCTCCAGCCGCCGCTCGACAGCAGTGAGGGCCACTGGACGCCGATGGAGCAGGCCGGCATCGACCGCGCGCTCGCCGAGGCCGTGGTCGGCTCGCGCGAGACGGTGCGAAGCGGGCTCGAGGCCTTCATCGACAGGACGAAGGCGGAGGAGCTGATGATCACGGCCCAGATCTACGATCATCAGGCGCGGCTGCGCAGC